A stretch of the Sulfurimonas sp. HSL-1656 genome encodes the following:
- the hrpB gene encoding ATP-dependent helicase HrpB gives MLSELPIHAVLPEIGQAFSASNQLILQAPPGAGKTTVVPLELLEAQWLEGKKIVMLEPRRLAARNAALRMAELLGEAVGQRVGYRIRQETKVSAATRIEVVTEGILTRMLQSDPALEDVGVLIFDEFHERSIHADLGLALSLQSQSLLRDDLKLVVMSATLNAEALTGVMPDAAVVTSEGRCYLVAYSYLDIRRKPPEAKTVAALTAETITAALKAETGSMLVFLPGVREINAVERALQGNLGSDTLLAPLYGDLARAAQQHAIAPAPAGKRKVVLATNIAETSLTIDGVRIVIDSGLERYVEYDAASGMNRMRTRMITQDSAVQRAGRAGRTQEGVCYRLWHENKPLVPHARPEILQSDLAPLMLELANWGASVDELEWVDAPPKHAVDEASSLLISLNMADSSGRITPHGEAALSLGAHPRMAHMLLRAKAQGLGYEAVLIATLLQERTGFSGTDLGEGMGWLDRSLQSGSCGSVLHHAVNVLKKRTGCERGSKVQHDAAGVLTALAYPDRIAKRRSRGSERFVMANGKGAELGDATAFLHDDYLAVAEAGGQGEVLRIFHAAGLSAADLEAWFSELIRTDEDVSWNDEAGRVEALRTERIGAVVIAQSRIANPSPELVALGVLDGIRRGGLDLLPWTPKSRSLCERVNFVNRHLPETFGPMDEAALLKTLETWLLPYLEGIRDLKGLQKLDLYAILSGLLDWDALQRLDALAPEAVTVPSGSTIRIDYTDPGQPVLAVRLQEVFGWEQTPAVLEGRVALMLHLLSPAQRPVQVTKDLASFWREGYAEVRKELRGKYKKHYWPEDPYEAVATAKTKKGMARG, from the coding sequence ATGTTATCCGAACTTCCCATTCACGCTGTCCTTCCCGAAATAGGGCAGGCGTTTTCCGCTTCTAACCAGCTCATACTGCAGGCTCCGCCGGGTGCGGGAAAGACGACTGTCGTACCGCTGGAACTGCTGGAGGCGCAGTGGTTGGAGGGCAAAAAGATCGTCATGCTGGAGCCGCGGCGGCTCGCGGCGCGCAACGCGGCGCTGCGGATGGCGGAGCTCTTGGGCGAGGCGGTCGGGCAGCGGGTAGGGTACCGCATCCGGCAGGAGACGAAGGTCTCGGCGGCGACGCGCATCGAGGTCGTGACCGAGGGGATCCTGACGAGGATGCTCCAAAGCGACCCGGCGCTGGAGGATGTCGGGGTGCTCATCTTCGACGAGTTCCACGAACGCTCTATCCATGCCGACCTGGGGCTGGCGCTCTCCTTGCAGTCACAGTCGCTGCTGCGCGACGACCTGAAGCTTGTCGTTATGTCGGCGACGCTCAACGCGGAGGCGCTGACGGGGGTGATGCCCGATGCCGCCGTCGTCACGAGCGAGGGGCGCTGCTACCTGGTGGCGTACAGTTACCTCGACATACGCCGCAAACCTCCCGAGGCGAAAACGGTCGCCGCCCTGACGGCGGAGACGATCACGGCCGCGCTCAAGGCAGAAACGGGCAGCATGCTCGTCTTCCTGCCCGGCGTCAGAGAGATCAACGCCGTCGAACGTGCCTTGCAGGGGAACCTCGGAAGCGACACGCTGCTGGCGCCGCTGTACGGCGACCTCGCCAGGGCGGCGCAGCAGCACGCCATTGCCCCTGCACCTGCGGGCAAACGCAAGGTCGTCCTCGCGACGAACATCGCCGAAACGTCGCTGACCATCGACGGGGTACGGATCGTCATCGACAGCGGGCTGGAGCGCTATGTGGAGTACGACGCGGCCTCGGGGATGAACCGGATGCGCACGCGCATGATCACGCAGGACTCCGCCGTGCAGCGTGCCGGGCGGGCAGGGCGGACACAGGAGGGCGTCTGCTACCGGCTCTGGCATGAGAACAAGCCGCTGGTGCCGCATGCACGTCCTGAAATCCTGCAGTCTGACCTGGCCCCCCTGATGCTCGAGCTGGCCAACTGGGGCGCATCCGTCGATGAGCTTGAATGGGTCGATGCACCCCCGAAACACGCAGTAGACGAGGCGTCGTCTCTTTTGATATCACTTAATATGGCAGATTCGTCCGGCCGCATTACGCCCCACGGCGAAGCGGCGCTCTCACTCGGCGCGCACCCGCGCATGGCCCATATGCTGCTGCGCGCAAAAGCGCAGGGGCTGGGGTACGAAGCGGTACTGATTGCCACGCTGCTGCAGGAGCGTACGGGTTTCAGCGGCACGGACCTGGGCGAGGGGATGGGGTGGCTGGACCGCTCCCTGCAGTCGGGATCGTGCGGCAGCGTATTGCACCACGCCGTCAACGTCCTCAAAAAGCGCACGGGATGCGAGCGGGGAAGTAAGGTCCAGCATGATGCGGCGGGAGTGCTGACGGCGCTGGCCTATCCCGACCGCATCGCCAAACGCCGGAGCCGGGGTTCGGAACGCTTCGTGATGGCCAACGGCAAGGGGGCGGAACTGGGCGACGCCACTGCTTTCCTGCACGACGACTATCTTGCCGTCGCCGAGGCCGGCGGGCAGGGGGAGGTGCTGCGCATCTTCCACGCCGCAGGGCTGAGCGCGGCAGACCTGGAGGCGTGGTTCAGTGAGTTGATCCGGACGGATGAAGACGTTTCATGGAACGATGAAGCGGGTCGGGTAGAAGCCCTGCGCACGGAGCGCATCGGGGCCGTCGTCATTGCCCAGTCGCGCATCGCCAACCCTTCGCCGGAGCTGGTGGCGCTGGGCGTACTCGACGGCATCCGCAGGGGCGGTCTCGATCTGCTGCCGTGGACGCCAAAGAGCAGGTCTCTGTGCGAACGGGTCAATTTCGTCAACCGCCATCTGCCGGAGACGTTCGGCCCGATGGACGAGGCTGCTCTGCTAAAGACGCTGGAAACGTGGCTGCTCCCCTACCTGGAGGGAATCCGCGACCTCAAGGGGCTGCAGAAGCTCGATCTCTATGCGATACTCTCCGGCCTGCTGGACTGGGACGCGCTCCAGCGGCTCGATGCCCTGGCACCCGAAGCGGTGACGGTGCCCAGCGGTTCGACCATCCGCATCGATTATACCGACCCCGGCCAACCCGTGCTCGCCGTACGCCTGCAGGAGGTGTTCGGCTGGGAGCAGACACCGGCGGTGCTGGAGGGGAGGGTAGCGCTGATGCTGCACCTGCTCAGCCCGGCGCAGCGGCCGGTACAGGTGACAAAGGACCTGGCGTCGTTCTGGCGGGAGGGGTATGCGGAGGTGCGCAAGGAGCTGCGGGGCAAATATAAAAAACACTACTGGCCCGAAGACCCCTACGAGGCGGTCGCGACTGCAAAGACAAAAAAGGGGATGGCCCGGGGCTGA
- a CDS encoding DUF2339 domain-containing protein codes for MLTLLAVLIIFFLILDLYKKNGELRERLDALVKEEKHEKREKPVTPMEAVKEKLLSPAQKPVVATDHTAETRTRPEKPAHVVPEPPEEARPHAPREEAAEPSPFAEALNRFITGGNMLVKVGGIIFFLGLVFLVKYAADHNMISIEMRLIGIALGALAITGLGWRLREREGYYGLVLQALGVASFYLVVYASAKMYGLLSMPQAFVIMLIVVICGSLLAVAQDALILALFSVAGGFLVPILTSDGSGSHIVLFSYYAMLNIGILLIAWYRSWRLLNIAGFFFTFVIATAWGVLRYDPALFASTEPFLIFFFLLYLGVSILFTSKQPFDVRAFIDATLVFGLPLVAFALQASMIDQYEYGVFCSAVAVGTLYLALFWQLSRHTKMQMLAEAFRAIAVVFYTVAVPYALDDRMTGALWALEGAAVVWISLKYTKPYGVIFGVVLELAATLLYLLATLGRPAEYAFANGLFAGDAVIVLAAFFTAFRLWRHSDDGRKTSLQTLSFLFLGTGLAVWLLAGLQESERSSFELGNVMLIYTALSAAVLAVAARRLSWGALEQVLQYYLLLGAATFASLFYHYIDSHPFAGIGSIAVVLFFTVHYGLLWRFGSGWRLRALLHVTGFIMLVLILSRELQYAVMQWTAVESLAFGAFGILPIAALLLVVQKETLFPRLVRGQLEHYRLVGGITLATILGIWELKGCALDGAVPFMPYLPLLSPLDLLQAAGLAAFVYWLNRVERLMNVPEKIAYKAAGIAAFLYATVLLGRVVHFYGEVAYTAYALSASLVFQASLSILWSSMGIAAMLAGKLRAERTVWIAGAGVLGVVVLKLFVVDLAGSGTVERIVSFISVGVLLLLVGYFAPIPPVRQAEAGEGK; via the coding sequence ATGTTGACACTGCTTGCCGTTCTGATCATCTTTTTCCTCATCCTCGACCTCTACAAGAAGAATGGGGAGCTGCGCGAGCGGCTGGATGCGCTGGTAAAAGAGGAGAAACACGAAAAACGCGAGAAACCGGTTACGCCGATGGAAGCGGTCAAGGAAAAACTGCTCTCGCCTGCGCAGAAACCGGTGGTGGCCACGGATCACACTGCCGAAACGCGAACCCGGCCGGAAAAACCGGCCCATGTCGTCCCGGAACCGCCGGAAGAGGCAAGGCCGCATGCCCCGCGGGAGGAGGCTGCGGAACCGTCGCCCTTCGCCGAAGCGCTCAACCGTTTCATCACCGGCGGCAACATGCTGGTGAAGGTCGGCGGCATCATCTTTTTCCTGGGGCTCGTTTTCCTCGTCAAATACGCGGCCGATCACAACATGATCAGCATCGAGATGCGCCTCATCGGCATTGCGCTCGGGGCACTGGCCATTACGGGGCTGGGCTGGCGGCTGCGCGAGCGTGAAGGCTACTACGGCCTTGTTCTGCAGGCACTTGGTGTCGCCTCGTTCTACCTCGTCGTCTACGCGTCGGCGAAGATGTACGGCCTGCTGAGCATGCCGCAGGCGTTCGTCATCATGCTGATCGTCGTTATCTGCGGCTCCCTGCTGGCCGTGGCCCAGGATGCGCTCATTTTGGCACTCTTCTCGGTTGCCGGCGGTTTCCTGGTGCCGATCCTTACTTCCGACGGCAGCGGTTCGCATATCGTGCTGTTCAGCTACTACGCGATGCTCAACATCGGCATCCTGCTGATTGCCTGGTACCGCTCCTGGCGGCTGCTCAATATCGCCGGTTTCTTTTTCACCTTTGTCATCGCGACGGCCTGGGGCGTGCTCCGGTACGATCCTGCGCTCTTCGCATCGACGGAACCGTTTCTGATCTTCTTCTTTCTGCTTTACCTGGGCGTCAGTATCCTGTTTACCTCCAAGCAGCCTTTTGACGTCCGCGCGTTTATTGACGCGACGCTGGTCTTCGGGCTGCCGCTCGTCGCGTTTGCCCTGCAGGCGTCGATGATCGATCAATACGAGTACGGCGTTTTTTGCAGCGCCGTGGCCGTAGGCACGCTCTACCTGGCGCTCTTCTGGCAGCTCTCGCGCCATACAAAAATGCAGATGCTGGCCGAGGCGTTCCGCGCGATCGCCGTCGTCTTTTATACCGTCGCCGTTCCCTACGCGCTCGACGACCGGATGACCGGGGCACTCTGGGCGCTTGAAGGTGCGGCCGTCGTCTGGATCTCCTTGAAATATACCAAGCCCTACGGCGTTATTTTCGGGGTCGTACTGGAACTGGCGGCGACGCTGCTCTACCTTCTGGCGACCCTCGGCCGTCCGGCGGAGTACGCCTTTGCGAACGGGCTTTTTGCCGGGGATGCGGTCATTGTCCTGGCGGCTTTCTTTACCGCTTTCAGGCTCTGGCGGCATAGCGACGACGGCCGTAAAACGTCCCTGCAGACGCTCTCCTTCCTCTTCCTCGGTACCGGTTTGGCGGTGTGGCTGCTTGCGGGGCTCCAGGAATCGGAGCGCAGCAGTTTCGAGCTGGGCAATGTCATGTTGATCTATACCGCGCTCAGCGCTGCGGTACTCGCCGTGGCGGCGCGCCGTCTGTCGTGGGGCGCACTGGAGCAGGTCCTGCAATACTACCTGCTGCTGGGGGCGGCCACCTTCGCATCGCTGTTCTACCATTACATCGATTCGCACCCTTTCGCGGGGATCGGAAGCATCGCCGTCGTCCTTTTCTTTACCGTGCACTACGGGCTGTTGTGGCGCTTCGGGTCAGGCTGGAGACTGCGGGCGCTATTGCATGTTACGGGCTTCATCATGCTCGTGCTGATCCTGTCGCGCGAGCTGCAGTACGCTGTCATGCAGTGGACGGCGGTAGAGAGTCTGGCCTTCGGCGCATTCGGCATCCTCCCGATCGCTGCGCTGCTGCTCGTGGTACAGAAAGAGACCCTTTTCCCGCGCCTGGTCCGCGGTCAGCTGGAACATTACCGTCTGGTGGGCGGGATTACGCTCGCGACCATCCTCGGCATCTGGGAACTCAAGGGATGCGCCCTGGACGGTGCCGTACCGTTTATGCCTTACCTGCCGCTGCTGAGCCCGCTTGATTTGCTCCAGGCGGCGGGGCTGGCGGCCTTTGTCTACTGGCTGAACCGTGTCGAAAGATTGATGAATGTACCGGAGAAGATCGCCTACAAAGCGGCCGGCATCGCGGCGTTCCTTTATGCCACGGTCCTGCTGGGACGGGTGGTCCATTTCTACGGGGAGGTCGCTTACACGGCCTACGCCCTCTCCGCCAGCCTTGTTTTCCAGGCGTCGCTCTCCATTTTGTGGAGCAGTATGGGGATCGCCGCCATGCTCGCCGGGAAGCTGCGGGCGGAGCGGACGGTTTGGATCGCGGGGGCGGGCGTGCTGGGCGTGGTCGTCCTGAAGCTCTTTGTCGTCGATCTCGCCGGCAGCGGGACGGTCGAGCGAATCGTCTCTTTCATCTCCGTTGGTGTGCTGCTGCTTCTGGTGGGCTACTTTGCGCCGATCCCGCCGGTACGGCAGGCCGAAGCCGGGGAGGGGAAGTAG
- the lolA gene encoding LolA-like outer membrane lipoprotein chaperone: MKAIFLLLAALTTLFGFTDSIRTFSADFTQQIVDDTNKTITYEGHVDATRPDKAHWHYFKPVEKSVFVIGHKVTIIEPELEQAIVKTFRDEIDLFKILADAVKLDDETYLATHKSQEFFIRIRNDIPLAISYHDAFENNVHIRFSAQKVNRSLDDALFLPVIPTGYDILSE, from the coding sequence ATGAAAGCGATTTTTCTGCTGCTCGCCGCGCTCACGACCCTCTTCGGGTTCACCGACTCCATCCGTACGTTCAGTGCGGATTTCACCCAGCAGATCGTCGACGACACCAATAAGACCATCACCTACGAAGGGCATGTCGACGCGACCCGCCCCGACAAGGCCCACTGGCACTACTTCAAGCCCGTCGAAAAGAGCGTCTTCGTCATCGGCCACAAAGTCACCATCATCGAACCGGAACTCGAACAGGCCATCGTCAAGACCTTCCGCGACGAGATCGACCTTTTCAAGATCCTTGCCGATGCCGTCAAGCTTGACGACGAAACCTACCTGGCGACCCACAAATCCCAGGAGTTCTTCATCCGCATCCGCAACGACATCCCGCTGGCGATCTCCTACCACGACGCTTTCGAGAACAACGTGCATATCCGCTTTTCGGCCCAGAAGGTCAACCGCAGCCTCGACGACGCCCTCTTTCTCCCGGTGATCCCCACCGGGTACGACATCCTCAGCGAATAG